The following proteins are encoded in a genomic region of Thiomonas sp. X19:
- a CDS encoding FHA domain-containing protein, with product MFEKWRGLRPASVLVALSAQIPATHALFVLMGETKALAFMERTINRLAHRAAAASGLVVHMDSTSLLVLFEQAEQALQAASAMRLHLDQWCQNFDAHLRLDLDMGLSCGAVLCRPPTYEGETLLRAVSLATGASDGQTLLDEAVVARLPETLVSQLQPAAAADTDGVRAWMVACTQAPGTPRAAPLWLNLRSPDGRVNMTFTPGRPIRIGRDPRADVVLRTAVISRQHVVIAWRHGSYTLSDTSRNGTWLQTGLTGAVTRIAHNVGLLGGAGSLRLGREPQACRPPDLLFSVTPPPAGHDPALDPSGSGESFASTGPFA from the coding sequence ATGTTCGAAAAATGGCGAGGTCTGCGTCCGGCCTCTGTGCTGGTGGCGCTGAGTGCGCAGATCCCGGCCACGCATGCGCTGTTCGTGCTCATGGGTGAAACCAAGGCCCTCGCCTTCATGGAACGGACCATCAACCGCCTCGCGCACCGTGCCGCCGCCGCATCCGGGCTTGTCGTCCACATGGATTCCACCTCCCTGCTCGTCTTGTTCGAGCAAGCCGAGCAGGCTTTGCAGGCTGCAAGCGCCATGCGCCTGCACCTGGACCAATGGTGTCAGAACTTCGATGCGCACCTGCGACTCGACCTGGACATGGGGCTGAGTTGTGGTGCCGTGCTGTGCCGCCCGCCGACCTACGAGGGAGAAACCCTGCTCCGCGCCGTCTCCTTGGCCACAGGGGCGAGCGACGGGCAGACTCTGCTCGACGAAGCCGTCGTAGCCCGCCTGCCCGAGACGCTCGTCAGCCAACTCCAGCCTGCCGCCGCAGCGGATACCGACGGCGTGCGGGCTTGGATGGTCGCTTGCACCCAAGCGCCGGGAACGCCGCGCGCCGCACCCCTGTGGCTCAACCTGCGCAGTCCCGATGGGCGTGTGAACATGACCTTCACCCCGGGACGCCCCATCCGCATCGGCAGGGATCCGCGCGCCGACGTGGTTCTGCGAACGGCCGTCATCTCCCGCCAGCATGTGGTCATTGCCTGGCGTCATGGGTCCTACACGCTCTCCGACACCAGCCGCAATGGGACCTGGTTGCAAACCGGGCTGACGGGAGCGGTCACGCGCATCGCCCATAACGTGGGCCTGCTCGGCGGGGCTGGATCGTTGCGTCTGGGGAGGGAGCCTCAAGCCTGTCGGCCGCCCGACCTTCTGTTCAGTGTCACACCGCCACCGGCTGGGCATGACCCGGCGCTGGACCCATCCGGGTCCGGCGAGTCCTTTGCATCGACCGGCCCGTTCGCATGA
- a CDS encoding LysR substrate-binding domain-containing protein, with translation MNAVVFFHQAAQLGGHGINILVCRRLCHRLNQGFAAGRNPGAVLQQGRHAHVLFEVTNGEDVDQYAMGRPQFTNEIFLRGGLENLGVTTLDPNTMAVDPPKLRLPPYTALRAFEAAARHNSFVAAARELCVTPAAVAQQVKALEAWLGGALFERHSQGIALTPQGRHARPALSAAMDQMGLAVQNLRSEMRGSELHIAALPALGQLWLSPRLRRLHLDFPGVQVSVTAMEEPPNFKREPFDMGLFYLDAPRKDVRIVGLAKDHLLPVCTPKILKTLRVKGKIRLHGQPLLHDTVWDGDWARWLDATSMHGVDATTGPRFSLYSMALQAALDGDGLLMGRECLVAPYLVSGKLRAASPIRVPLPTGPNLLLPSHRASHTLTQQFVNWIQRSFSEAASTF, from the coding sequence GTGAATGCGGTGGTTTTCTTCCACCAGGCGGCCCAGCTCGGAGGCCACGGCATCAACATCCTGGTTTGCCGTCGTTTGTGCCACCGTCTGAACCAGGGCTTCGCAGCCGGCCGGAACCCAGGGGCGGTGTTGCAGCAAGGCCGTCATGCGCATGTCCTTTTTGAAGTGACGAATGGTGAAGACGTGGACCAGTATGCGATGGGCCGCCCTCAGTTCACAAACGAGATATTCTTGCGCGGTGGGCTAGAAAATCTAGGCGTCACAACTTTGGATCCCAACACCATGGCCGTTGATCCACCCAAGCTGCGCCTGCCGCCGTACACGGCGCTACGCGCTTTTGAGGCTGCTGCCCGCCACAACAGCTTTGTCGCCGCGGCCCGCGAGCTGTGCGTGACGCCAGCGGCCGTGGCCCAGCAGGTGAAAGCGCTGGAAGCCTGGCTCGGTGGTGCATTGTTTGAACGCCACAGCCAGGGCATTGCGCTGACACCCCAAGGCCGACATGCGCGACCCGCCCTGAGCGCAGCGATGGATCAGATGGGGCTGGCGGTACAGAACCTGCGCAGCGAAATGCGGGGATCCGAGCTGCACATCGCCGCGTTGCCGGCCCTGGGGCAACTGTGGCTGTCACCGCGCTTGCGACGGTTGCACCTGGACTTTCCCGGCGTCCAGGTTTCGGTCACGGCGATGGAGGAGCCGCCCAACTTCAAACGTGAACCGTTCGACATGGGTTTGTTCTATCTGGACGCGCCGCGTAAAGACGTCAGAATCGTCGGCCTCGCAAAAGACCATCTGCTTCCAGTGTGCACGCCGAAAATCCTGAAGACACTCAGAGTCAAAGGCAAGATCCGCCTGCACGGGCAACCCTTGCTGCATGACACGGTGTGGGATGGCGATTGGGCACGGTGGCTGGACGCGACAAGCATGCATGGGGTCGATGCAACAACCGGCCCGCGGTTTTCGCTCTACAGCATGGCTTTGCAGGCGGCATTGGACGGCGACGGTCTGTTGATGGGGCGCGAGTGCCTGGTTGCCCCCTATCTGGTCAGTGGCAAGTTGCGCGCTGCGTCGCCTATTCGGGTGCCTCTGCCCACGGGGCCAAACCTTCTATTGCCATCTCATCGAGCAAGTCACACGCTCACCCAGCAGTTCGTCAATTGGATCCAGAGGTCGTTTTCTGAAGCTGCTTCGACGTTTTGA
- a CDS encoding EAL domain-containing protein — translation MPRGCASTSRSIFHHPPCWISIARSGSKKPCANTASPPHRLTLELLETQSIDQRTQSEAIDQLVRLGVKLAMDDLGSGYSSLKRLSVLPFDAIKIDQGLLTQLRISPLETVGLISTLIEMGRDLNRAVVVEGLEDAGMVEAAMVLGAAKGQGYALAHPMPAEDVPDWVRQFRMPTEPGTIHTLLGTLAYHWAVMHCRRLAETLPLDNAQATRLFEEQGWQDTEAAAWNAQIHAGTDVANASHKLLQWLVARVKENRTGPSSLMEKTPPLC, via the coding sequence ATGCCCAGGGGCTGCGCATCGACATCTCGGTCAATCTTCCACCATCCACCCTGCTGGATATCCATTGCTCGCAGTGGATCGAAGAAGCCCTGCGCCAACACGGCATCGCCCCCCCACCGGCTCACGCTGGAACTGTTGGAGACCCAGTCTATCGATCAGCGCACCCAGAGCGAAGCCATCGACCAACTCGTGCGCCTCGGTGTCAAACTGGCGATGGACGATCTCGGTTCAGGCTACTCCAGCCTCAAGCGTTTGTCGGTCCTGCCTTTCGATGCGATCAAGATCGACCAGGGCCTGCTCACCCAGTTGCGCATCTCCCCCCTGGAGACCGTCGGCTTGATCTCCACACTCATCGAGATGGGGCGGGATCTGAATCGGGCTGTGGTGGTCGAAGGGTTGGAAGACGCTGGCATGGTCGAAGCTGCCATGGTTCTGGGTGCCGCCAAGGGCCAAGGTTACGCGCTGGCGCATCCAATGCCTGCTGAAGACGTACCTGATTGGGTCCGCCAATTTCGGATGCCGACCGAGCCTGGCACGATTCACACTCTTCTCGGGACGTTGGCGTACCACTGGGCGGTTATGCACTGCCGCCGCTTGGCGGAGACCCTGCCGCTTGATAACGCGCAGGCCACGCGCCTTTTCGAGGAGCAGGGATGGCAAGACACCGAAGCTGCCGCCTGGAATGCCCAAATTCACGCGGGCACGGACGTTGCCAATGCCTCGCACAAACTTTTGCAATGGCTTGTAGCACGCGTGAAGGAGAATCGAACNGGCCCTTCGAGCCTTATGGAGAAGACGCCACCGCTCTGTTAG
- a CDS encoding BrnA antitoxin family protein, translating to MKSKTVSHTLETLPPLTPAQHARLKELAARPDSAIDTSDSPVLTAAQWDAAVRGRFYRPIKQQITARIDADVLDWLKAQGKGYQSRINAILRREMLAARKA from the coding sequence ATGAAGAGCAAAACCGTTAGCCATACGCTGGAGACGCTGCCTCCCCTGACGCCAGCGCAGCACGCCAGGCTCAAAGAGCTAGCCGCCAGGCCGGACAGCGCGATCGACACCAGCGATAGTCCTGTGCTGACAGCAGCGCAGTGGGATGCTGCCGTGCGTGGGCGGTTCTATCGCCCCATCAAGCAACAGATCACGGCCCGCATCGATGCCGATGTGCTGGACTGGCTCAAGGCCCAAGGCAAGGGCTACCAGTCACGCATCAATGCCATCCTGCGTCGGGAGATGCTGGCGGCACGCAAGGCCTGA
- a CDS encoding sigma-54-dependent Fis family transcriptional regulator, which yields MATANRIENRLTIGEMERRYRLLNYWAQHSASLGNQGAVLFDRRGLPVQVNEHAHVAILAAGGEFEWPASRRIPELAAGTLRRSLTRGTIPSWIRPEWIESIVDHGEHLGTLLVIPSLKACISTPPTTLSQRHATAPSEASETEKDPFAGIITSDAAMQAIIAKARQIARAKASVLLLGETGVGKEEFARGIHGGGATPFVVLNCGGLSRELLASELFGYADGAFTGARKGGLAGKIEAAAGGTLFLDEIGEMPLDMQPHLLRVLEQGEVYRLGETAPRKVSFHLIAATHRDLRQEVAAGRFRMDLYYRVAVTSMRIPPLRERKGDIATLAQFFLDHFRVKQGLKRSTINPAVIRQLELNAWEGNVRELRNVIESAVLVSDGEMVTCADLPSELAATEKSTAGPVSSIGGDMQSIAEGERDLINRTVAATGGNLTLAARQLSIAKSTLYAKMQRYGLSRETVRNRIAD from the coding sequence GTGGCCACGGCGAACCGGATTGAAAACCGTCTCACCATTGGCGAGATGGAGCGCCGTTACCGCCTACTCAACTATTGGGCGCAGCACAGCGCATCGTTGGGAAACCAGGGCGCCGTGTTATTCGACAGGCGTGGGCTTCCCGTCCAGGTTAACGAGCATGCACATGTGGCTATCCTTGCAGCCGGCGGCGAATTTGAATGGCCCGCCTCACGCCGCATTCCAGAGCTTGCCGCAGGCACGCTGCGCCGCAGTCTGACACGAGGCACGATCCCGTCGTGGATTCGCCCCGAATGGATCGAATCCATCGTCGATCACGGCGAGCATCTCGGCACGCTCCTGGTGATCCCTTCGCTCAAGGCGTGTATTTCAACACCGCCGACGACCCTCAGCCAACGCCACGCAACTGCCCCATCCGAGGCCAGCGAGACCGAAAAGGATCCCTTCGCCGGCATCATCACATCGGACGCTGCGATGCAGGCCATCATCGCCAAAGCCCGCCAAATCGCGCGAGCTAAAGCCTCGGTGCTGCTATTGGGAGAAACAGGCGTAGGCAAGGAGGAGTTCGCTCGCGGTATCCATGGAGGCGGTGCCACACCCTTCGTCGTCTTGAACTGCGGAGGCCTGTCGCGAGAACTCCTGGCCAGTGAATTATTTGGATACGCTGACGGTGCTTTCACGGGCGCACGCAAAGGCGGACTTGCAGGGAAGATCGAAGCCGCAGCCGGCGGCACCCTGTTTCTTGATGAGATCGGCGAGATGCCGTTGGACATGCAGCCCCACTTGTTGCGTGTCCTGGAACAAGGCGAGGTTTACCGACTGGGCGAGACAGCGCCGCGCAAGGTGAGCTTCCATCTGATCGCCGCCACCCATCGCGATCTGCGCCAAGAAGTGGCCGCCGGCCGCTTCCGTATGGACCTGTATTACCGCGTGGCCGTGACCAGCATGCGCATCCCACCCCTGCGTGAACGCAAGGGCGATATCGCGACGCTCGCTCAATTTTTCCTTGACCACTTCCGCGTCAAACAGGGTTTGAAACGCAGCACCATCAACCCAGCCGTCATCCGGCAATTGGAGTTGAACGCTTGGGAAGGAAATGTGCGGGAGTTGCGCAACGTTATCGAGAGCGCGGTCCTCGTGAGTGATGGGGAAATGGTGACATGTGCTGATTTGCCATCGGAGCTTGCCGCTACCGAGAAATCGACGGCCGGACCGGTTAGCTCTATTGGCGGGGACATGCAAAGTATTGCCGAAGGGGAAAGAGATTTGATTAATCGAACTGTTGCCGCCACTGGGGGAAACCTTACGCTGGCTGCGCGTCAATTGAGTATTGCCAAAAGCACTCTTTATGCGAAGATGCAGCGGTACGGGCTGTCACGTGAAACAGTGCGCAACAGAATTGCCGATTAA
- the glyA gene encoding serine hydroxymethyltransferase has product MASELGRLVEENHRIHDVDGINLNPATNVMNPKAEAMLSAHLGSRASLGYPGDKYEMGLEAIERIEVMAAELAAEVFGARYVEVRVGSGALANLYVFMATCQPGDTIIAPPAEIGGHVTHHAAGAAGLYGLKTVPAPVHADGYTVDVAALRILAREVKPKLLTIGGSLNLFPHPVSAIREIADAVGAYVLFDAAHLSGMIAGQAWQQPLAEGAHVMTMSTYKSLGGPPGGLIVSDNAALAERLDAIAYPGLTANFDAGKTAALAVSLLDWKAFGLAYGQAMKRTAHALAEALDAQGLPVFARSRGYTQSHQLAVEAARFGGGQTAAKRLRRANLLACGIGLPWPVVEGDLNGLRFGVPEIVRLGMGAPDMTELASLVARALTGDPDGVASEVSAFRRRFSGLHYMR; this is encoded by the coding sequence GTGGCCTCCGAGCTGGGCCGCCTGGTGGAAGAAAACCACCGCATTCACGATGTGGACGGCATCAACCTCAACCCGGCCACGAATGTGATGAACCCGAAGGCCGAGGCGATGCTGTCGGCGCACCTGGGCTCGCGTGCGTCTCTGGGTTATCCAGGTGACAAGTATGAGATGGGTTTGGAGGCCATTGAGCGCATCGAGGTGATGGCCGCCGAGCTGGCCGCCGAGGTGTTCGGTGCGCGGTACGTCGAAGTGCGCGTGGGCTCGGGCGCATTGGCCAATCTGTATGTGTTCATGGCCACGTGCCAGCCGGGCGACACCATCATTGCCCCGCCAGCCGAGATTGGGGGTCATGTGACGCATCACGCAGCGGGTGCGGCCGGCCTGTACGGGCTGAAAACCGTGCCGGCCCCGGTGCATGCTGACGGTTACACGGTGGATGTCGCCGCGCTGCGCATCTTGGCACGCGAGGTGAAGCCGAAACTGCTCACCATCGGTGGCAGCCTGAACCTTTTCCCCCACCCGGTCAGCGCCATACGTGAGATTGCGGATGCGGTCGGCGCTTATGTGTTGTTCGACGCCGCGCACCTGAGCGGCATGATTGCAGGACAAGCCTGGCAGCAGCCCCTGGCCGAGGGGGCGCATGTGATGACGATGAGCACTTACAAGAGCTTGGGTGGACCGCCAGGCGGGCTGATTGTGAGCGACAACGCGGCCCTGGCCGAACGGCTGGATGCCATAGCCTACCCGGGCTTGACGGCCAATTTTGATGCTGGCAAGACCGCAGCGCTGGCTGTGAGCCTGCTTGACTGGAAGGCCTTTGGCCTCGCCTACGGCCAGGCCATGAAACGCACCGCCCATGCGCTGGCCGAGGCCCTGGACGCCCAGGGCCTGCCCGTCTTTGCCCGATCCAGAGGCTACACCCAGTCGCATCAATTGGCCGTCGAGGCGGCGCGTTTTGGTGGTGGCCAAACAGCCGCCAAGCGCTTGCGTCGCGCCAATTTGCTGGCCTGCGGCATTGGTTTGCCATGGCCTGTCGTGGAGGGCGATCTCAACGGCCTGCGTTTTGGTGTGCCGGAGATCGTGCGACTGGGCATGGGGGCGCCCGACATGACCGAGTTGGCATCCCTGGTTGCCCGGGCTCTGACTGGAGATCCTGATGGGGTTGCGTCCGAGGTTTCCGCTTTTCGACGGCGCTTCAGTGGTTTGCACTACATGCGCTGA
- a CDS encoding DUF3291 domain-containing protein, giving the protein MRWRYGRFSSVSCPRPSCLCPRSSMSRPCRYNRNPWHPTTIHAHRLPWRQPRTREPFHARLSSPLHSRIKPRCPVEPPAWLTRXARAPLDSPVMADFVANRERINALAAAAPGFIWAYQPEAGDADVLLQSTHPILFHLSVWQDPDALSRFVYRGEHAEWIRRRKEWFTGLAQTHAVLWWVVRNHRPTVDEAKFKLDLLLKNGPTREAFAFKRVFCL; this is encoded by the coding sequence ATGCGGTGGCGTTATGGGCGCTTCAGTTCGGTCTCGTGCCCACGCCCAAGCTGCCTATGCCCTCGATCATCCATGTCGAGGCCTTGTCGGTACAACCGCAATCCGTGGCATCCAACAACCATCCACGCACACCGCCTGCCCTGGCGGCAGCCGCGAACACGCGAGCCTTTCCACGCGAGGCTGTCAAGCCCCCTCCACAGCCGCATCAAGCCGCGCTGCCCAGTCGAACCGCCCGCGTGGTTGACTCGAANAGCCAGGGCGCCACTGGACTCCCCTGTGATGGCCGATTTTGTTGCCAATCGAGAGCGCATCAACGCACTCGCCGCAGCCGCACCGGGTTTTATATGGGCGTATCAACCTGAGGCCGGCGATGCCGATGTGCTGCTGCAATCGACGCATCCCATCTTGTTTCATCTATCCGTATGGCAGGATCCCGATGCACTGAGTCGTTTTGTCTACAGGGGCGAGCATGCCGAATGGATTCGGCGAAGGAAAGAGTGGTTCACGGGCTTGGCCCAAACCCATGCCGTGCTGTGGTGGGTCGTCCGCAATCATCGTCCGACTGTTGATGAAGCCAAATTCAAATTGGATCTCCTTCTGAAGAACGGCCCTACGCGAGAGGCATTCGCGTTTAAGCGGGTTTTTTGCCTTTGA
- a CDS encoding branched-chain amino acid ABC transporter substrate-binding protein: MKLKYAMLVLSLAIGTAYAQDATVLIGSAAPMSGPQASQGQDNINGALMAIRDLNTMNISIGGKKVIWKIDAQDDQADPKQATMVAQKFVDEKVNGVVGHLNSGCTFPASRIYNDAGIPDITPSSTDPKIAEQGFKTFFRIIANDNALGAGLANYAKNQMKAKTVAVIDDRTAYGQGVADVFAKTAQKDGMKVLDREYTNDKATDFSAILTKIKAANPDVIFYGGMYSQAGPMLRQIKQLGIKAVLMGGDGICTPELATLAGNAVNGAICAEGGSPISQMPGGDAWKKRYDAEFGAKAFQLYSPYAYDATMVLAHAMMKAESTDPKKYLPFIRNIDYNGVTKNDIHFLKDGNLASPTITISTFREDKKEVVLVQ; encoded by the coding sequence ATGAAACTTAAATACGCCATGCTGGTTCTGTCACTCGCCATCGGTACTGCCTATGCGCAAGACGCAACCGTTTTGATTGGAAGCGCCGCGCCCATGTCAGGCCCGCAGGCCTCTCAGGGCCAGGACAATATCAACGGTGCGCTGATGGCGATTCGAGATCTGAACACGATGAACATCTCGATCGGCGGCAAGAAGGTGATCTGGAAAATCGACGCGCAAGACGATCAGGCGGACCCCAAACAGGCCACGATGGTCGCCCAGAAATTCGTTGACGAGAAGGTCAATGGCGTCGTCGGCCACCTGAACTCAGGTTGCACTTTTCCGGCATCCCGCATCTACAACGATGCCGGCATTCCTGACATCACCCCGTCGTCGACCGATCCGAAGATTGCCGAGCAAGGCTTCAAGACCTTCTTCCGCATCATCGCCAATGACAACGCCCTGGGCGCTGGTCTGGCGAACTATGCCAAAAACCAGATGAAGGCCAAGACCGTTGCCGTGATCGACGACCGTACGGCTTATGGCCAGGGCGTGGCGGACGTGTTCGCCAAAACGGCGCAGAAAGATGGCATGAAAGTGCTGGATCGTGAATACACCAACGACAAGGCCACCGACTTCTCCGCCATTCTGACCAAGATCAAGGCGGCCAATCCCGACGTGATTTTCTATGGCGGCATGTACAGCCAAGCAGGCCCGATGCTGCGCCAGATCAAGCAGCTCGGCATTAAGGCCGTGTTGATGGGTGGGGATGGGATTTGTACTCCTGAGTTGGCAACGTTGGCCGGCAACGCTGTGAATGGGGCGATCTGTGCGGAAGGCGGTTCGCCAATCTCGCAAATGCCAGGTGGCGATGCCTGGAAGAAGCGCTACGACGCCGAGTTTGGCGCAAAAGCTTTCCAACTCTACTCGCCGTATGCCTATGACGCCACCATGGTGCTGGCGCACGCGATGATGAAAGCTGAATCGACAGACCCGAAAAAATATCTGCCCTTCATCCGCAACATTGACTACAACGGTGTGACCAAGAATGACATTCACTTTTTGAAGGACGGCAATTTGGCGAGCCCGACCATCACCATTTCCACCTTCAGGGAGGACAAGAAAGAAGTGGTGTTGGTGCAATGA
- a CDS encoding metalloregulator ArsR/SmtB family transcription factor, with protein sequence MSKAANFFKLFADPTRYRILHLLTLDECCVCELVDAVQTPQYTVSRHLAGLRKGGWVVERRDGTWIYYRLAPEHAALIKAVLQIVQAHDLDAQLLTADAARLQTRLDMRTAGRCTLGYGIV encoded by the coding sequence ATGTCCAAAGCAGCCAATTTCTTCAAACTCTTCGCCGATCCAACGCGCTACCGGATTCTCCACTTGTTAACGCTGGATGAATGTTGCGTGTGTGAGCTCGTGGATGCGGTGCAAACTCCACAGTACACAGTCTCACGCCACCTCGCCGGATTGCGTAAGGGAGGATGGGTGGTGGAACGGCGTGATGGAACCTGGATCTACTACCGCCTCGCCCCCGAGCATGCTGCCCTGATCAAGGCAGTGCTGCAAATCGTCCAAGCCCATGACCTGGATGCGCAGTTGCTCACCGCGGATGCGGCTCGACTTCAAACGCGGTTAGACATGCGAACAGCGGGTCGCTGTACGTTGGGCTACGGCATCGTATAA
- a CDS encoding creatininase family protein, which yields MRCALGRFSVGVAFLLVSVSQLALAQPPRTVFLDDWTWTELRDAIQAGTTTIIIPIGGTEQSGPYIALGKHNARVKALSQRIAQALGQTLVAPVIAYVPEGSYAPPTSHMRFPGTITVPDGAFEQTLESAAYSFKVHGFKTIVFLGDHGGYQRDIRLVVNRLNKAWAGSGVRAFVPPEYYGTSSAGYAQILRKQGVPADEIGTHAGLADTSLLLAVAPQMVRLDRLRNSAKPGPADGVYGGDPRRASIALGQLGVDAIVSRTVDALKKDMAGR from the coding sequence ATGCGCTGTGCCCTGGGCCGGTTTTCTGTGGGCGTTGCCTTCCTCTTGGTATCGGTATCGCAGCTCGCGCTTGCGCAGCCGCCGAGAACCGTCTTTCTGGACGACTGGACCTGGACCGAACTCCGTGACGCCATTCAGGCCGGTACCACCACGATCATCATTCCCATCGGTGGCACCGAGCAAAGCGGGCCGTATATCGCGCTGGGCAAGCACAACGCCCGCGTGAAGGCGCTGTCGCAACGGATTGCACAGGCGCTGGGTCAAACGCTCGTCGCACCGGTGATTGCCTATGTGCCGGAGGGCAGCTACGCGCCGCCGACATCACATATGCGCTTTCCCGGCACCATCACGGTGCCGGATGGTGCGTTCGAGCAAACACTGGAGTCCGCCGCCTACAGCTTCAAGGTCCACGGCTTCAAGACCATCGTCTTTCTTGGTGACCACGGCGGCTACCAACGCGACATCCGGCTGGTGGTGAATCGACTCAACAAGGCGTGGGCCGGATCGGGTGTCCGAGCCTTCGTGCCGCCCGAATACTATGGCACCAGTTCGGCCGGTTACGCGCAAATCCTGCGCAAGCAGGGCGTGCCTGCTGACGAAATCGGCACACACGCCGGACTCGCCGACACGTCGCTGCTGCTGGCGGTGGCCCCGCAAATGGTCCGCCTTGATCGATTGCGAAACAGCGCCAAACCCGGGCCGGCCGACGGCGTGTACGGAGGTGACCCGCGCCGCGCCAGCATCGCACTTGGTCAATTGGGCGTCGACGCCATCGTGTCGCGGACTGTCGATGCGCTCAAGAAGGACATGGCTGGACGGTGA
- a CDS encoding BrnT family toxin encodes MTSRLRFEWDEAKNRANQRKHGVSFEEAAHVFHDPLQVSVQDRIEGGEQRWQTFGLVGGVVLLMMVHTVHEDDVHGQSIEVIRIISARRADRTERQRYEEQNR; translated from the coding sequence ATGACAAGTCGCTTGCGATTCGAGTGGGACGAGGCCAAGAATCGCGCCAATCAACGCAAGCATGGGGTGAGCTTTGAAGAAGCCGCCCACGTCTTCCACGACCCGCTACAAGTGTCGGTGCAGGATCGGATCGAAGGCGGTGAGCAACGCTGGCAGACCTTTGGTCTGGTCGGTGGTGTCGTCCTGCTGATGATGGTGCACACCGTGCACGAGGACGATGTGCACGGCCAATCCATCGAGGTCATCCGCATCATCTCGGCGCGGCGCGCCGACCGTACCGAAAGGCAACGCTATGAAGAGCAAAACCGTTAG
- a CDS encoding YncE family protein yields the protein MPPVVNPNNLYSETGAGDLSPAIKGALPRIYVPNLRSDDVDVIDPATLKVVDKFPVGHSPQHIVPSWDLQTLWVTNNAEGRTDGSLTPIDPKTGKPGKAIPVDDPYNMYFTPDGKEAIVVAEAHARLDFRDPHTMALRSSLPVPQCRGINHADFSIDGRYAIFTCEFDGMLAKIDLVHRKVVGYLRLGNSAMPQDIRIAPDGKVFYVADMLADGVDLIDGNTFRKIGFTATGVGTHGLYPSRDGTKLYVANRGSNLIHGPRRGRGSVSVIDFATRKVVATWPIPEGGSPDMGGVSADGKTLWLSGRFDDVVYAIDTTSGAVRTIPVGMEPHGLTVWPQPGRYSLGHTGNMR from the coding sequence ATGCCTCCCGTCGTGAACCCCAACAATCTTTACAGCGAAACAGGCGCCGGGGACCTCAGTCCAGCGATCAAGGGCGCGCTGCCAAGGATTTATGTACCCAATCTGCGCTCCGACGATGTCGATGTCATCGATCCGGCCACGCTCAAGGTTGTTGACAAGTTCCCCGTCGGTCACAGCCCGCAGCACATCGTGCCGTCGTGGGATTTGCAAACGCTGTGGGTCACCAACAATGCCGAAGGCCGCACCGACGGTAGCTTGACGCCGATCGATCCGAAGACCGGTAAGCCCGGCAAGGCCATCCCAGTGGACGATCCCTACAACATGTACTTCACGCCGGACGGCAAAGAGGCCATCGTTGTGGCAGAGGCGCACGCCCGGCTTGATTTTCGGGATCCGCACACCATGGCGCTGCGCTCGAGCCTGCCGGTGCCGCAGTGCCGCGGAATCAACCATGCCGACTTCTCGATCGATGGCCGCTACGCGATCTTCACCTGCGAATTCGATGGCATGCTCGCGAAGATTGACCTGGTGCATCGTAAGGTCGTCGGCTACCTACGGCTTGGCAACAGCGCTATGCCACAGGACATCCGCATCGCGCCGGACGGCAAGGTGTTCTACGTGGCGGACATGCTGGCCGACGGAGTCGACCTGATCGACGGCAATACCTTCAGGAAAATTGGCTTCACCGCCACGGGTGTCGGCACGCACGGTCTATATCCGAGCCGTGACGGGACCAAGCTGTACGTCGCGAACCGCGGGTCCAACCTCATTCACGGACCGCGTCGTGGCAGAGGAAGCGTGTCGGTGATCGATTTCGCAACCCGCAAGGTCGTGGCAACCTGGCCCATCCCAGAGGGCGGCAGTCCCGATATGGGTGGTGTCAGTGCGGACGGCAAGACCCTGTGGTTATCTGGCCGGTTCGACGATGTGGTCTATGCAATCGATACGACGAGCGGTGCGGTACGCACTATCCCGGTGGGCATGGAGCCGCATGGCCTCACCGTCTGGCCGCAGCCCGGGCGGTACTCGCTGGGGCATACAGGGAATATGCGCTGA